GTCGAACACGTGAACCTTGCATTAAAGAACACCTTACCTCTCGTTCCCACAGCGAGCGCTGGCAGTCTGTCGGAGAGCTGCTTTTTTGTTATTTCGAACGAAGCGTAGCGAAGAGAGAAATCTAATGAATGAGCCACGTTGGACCAACTAGATTTCTCGCCTTCGGCTCGAAATCACGGCTCTCTGACAGGCTGCTAGCGAAAAGATGAGGACTTGCGGGTCATTTTCAAGTGATCTCTTCAGGTTCAGGAATCGAAGAAGATTTTGAAGTATCCGGTGGCTTCTCTTCTTGAACAGGGGATTCCTCCGGTGATGTTTTGAGCGCCTCGATCTTTGCCGCCCGGGTCCTGGCAGCCGTAGTTTTGGTGGCTGCAGTCTTTGCCACGGTCTTGGTGGCCGCAGTCACGACCTCGGCTTTTTGCACTTCAACTTCGGGAGATCCGGGTTTGGGCAGAAGAGCGCTCGCAACATCCTTGACCCCTGTGACCGTGGCGACAAGAATATTCCGTGTGGTGCTCACCGCGGTGTCACCAATCGAAGCGCCCACATCGATCGCTCCAATCACAACGACCTTGGCGGCATCTTCAATATTCAGACAAACGTCCTTGCTCGTCTTGAGGGTAAAATTCAGAGCATTTCCGGTCATTCCCCCGACACCGGCTCCGACTTCCGCGACACACTTTATGGTTTCACGCACCGCCCGATCGGTGACGGAGGCTACTTCAGCACCGACAGCAGCAACGCCTCCAATCAAACCTCTCGCCACGGCACTCAATACCCCTACGACCCCTCCGCCGACTTCCTCCGCTGCGGAGAGAGTCCCTAAGATTACATCGCGGGTCACAATGACCGCGTCTGTCGTCACTGAACCTGCTGCGCGGATCGTGTCTCCCACGACACTTTTTGCAAGTTCAAACACTTGATGCTCCACCTCGCCGACCCCCTTGACCGTGCCGATGATCCCTTCCTTGAAAATCGTTGCCGCAGCACCCAGGGTCCCTGCTAATTCCGGCCGACCCTGGCTTATCAGTTCTGACATCACACACCTCCTCCGTACCTTCCCGGAGTTCAGTCAACACCATTGAATGAATAAAAAAGCACCCCCCTCTTCCCTACTCGCCAGAAGGAGTCGATGCTTCCGCCGTTTGTTCCTTGATCAACTCTGCTTTTGCTTCAGCGGCAATGTCTTCGAGCACTTCGGCCGTCTCCGCAATAGCTTCTCTGCCCTTTTCAAAAAGAATGATGCCGCCCTTGATGGTGGCCTTGAGCAGAGGTTTTACAACACTGCCCACAACAGGCAGTACCACCGGAGCCAGAATAAGCGCCCCGATTCCCACCGCAATGCCGGTTCCCATCTTCAATCCATTATCAAAAAGTGCCATATGCAGGTCTCCTTCCTTATCATTGAGCGATCTTTATCGGAAACAGCCTGATCTCGCGTGATCAGGCATAAGTCAAGGTCGGCAGCAGGCTGGTGCGGTGAAAATCGGCTGAATCGATCCGCAGATTGCACAGACTGAATAAATCCCATCACTAATATAAAGGGTTTTTTTAATCTGCGAAAATCTGGGTAATCTGCAGATAAAAACGGGATGAAGATGAAAAAGTCTTACTGCCATCCTCCGATTTTCATCATCCCAGTAGCAGGTTCATTTGCAGGTTTCGAAATTGTCCTTTATGGTAATGTTTATCGGACGATTTGTCACGTTTTTCTTTCATTATTTACCTACACATACAACAGATTCATCACCTCCCTGCGAAATGAAAATTTCGACAACGGTTTGATTCATACCGGCTTAAAAAGACACATCCCCATCGATCCAAATTGCTTTCCGAATCATTGTGTTTTCCTTTGAAATGGAAGTAGGCAAACAATGATTCAGGGTTATTTACTTCACATGCAGCTCGTGTTAGGTGAAACCCTGTGGAAAAAAGAAGAATGCCTCTTATAGGCTCCCGTCATTTTGTCGGATGACCTTCAAGGGATAGTCGTCACTTGGATGGATCTTATGGTGATATCGGCTCAACTCGGCTGCGGCCCCAAGGGCTTTTCAGCGGTTCTTGTTTGACAGCATAGGCGGAAGCATTGATGTTCAAGGAGAGAAAAAGCATGGGAAGTTCAACTTCTACGATCATAGACGATTTGATGTGTTTGGCGCCCCATACGGAAATCGCACACCACATTCCGGGAAGGGTAAGAATAAAAGTCCTCCCGTCGGGCTATGAAATGGCTTTGGATATGGACACTGACGAGTTGATCCGCTGCATTCCGGGAATCACCCGCATCAAAGTCAATCCAGCCTCTCGATCGCTCGTGATTGAATATGACCAGGAACGCCTGCCCTATGAACTATGGGAAAAACTGAGATACCTGAAAGGAAAACCGGAACTCGAAATGGAAATCAGAAGCAGGCTGCAGAATGTATGCGCTTGAAGGCGTTAAAAGATTAGATATAAACCCACCCGATTCGGAAAGTATCCACAGGCGTCGTTTCAACGGGGGAAGAGGAAACCATTAAAAACTCGATGGGGAAAATGGCCCCATGAGGTTTCCTTACGAAGCCAGACGCCCCCCGGAGCGCTTCCAGGCCACCCAGTCTCCACACGCAAATCCCAGTTCGTATTCCTGAAATTGGGGGTGATCCTCGGGATTCGGGTAAGACCAGTAATCGTAATTTTCTTCCTCAACTTCTTCATAAGCCGCCACTACGGCTTTTTCCGGAGGCAATTCATAGACCCTCACCCTGTCGTCAAAAATGTTGACCACCGTTGTCGTCTCTTTCCGCTCCATCTTCCCCCACTCCTTTGAAGATCAAAAGAAAAAAACAATTAATACAAATAATTAAAAAAACATTACCACAAAATATTCCTGCAATCTTTGTTTCGAAACCCTGCCCATTACGTTCGTTTCCAGCAGCCTGCATCAAATCTCAAGCCATTCAAACCCGTACAAAAAACGAAAAATATCCGTTTAGGACTTGAATCAACCCGCCTGTCAATGGATGCACTCCCGGCGGATTGTTATCCTTGTAAGTCCAATTTGTGACATTTTGATGACAAAAGCCTGATTTTCAAAATCTTCCATCAAAACAGGCACCGGATGACGACAAGATATCGAGTATTCTTCATTGTTATTACAAAGCGGGTGTTCACCCTTCTTCATTCCCGCCATCGCGCAAGAGACCCTGCAGTCCCGGCTTTTTCACCGTCATTCCCCCGAAATCATAAAAACCAAAACAGCAGGTAAAGTGAACCATCTATTCTCCTATGAAGGATAAGGCAATTTGCACAGATTGTCCAATGGTAACCCGTTCACTCCCATTTGCATATCCGCAAATAGGTGCAATCCAAAGTGATTGGAAGAAGCGACCTACGTGCTAAGGGGCAATACGGTTCAGTGCGTAGGTTGCGTTGAATGAAATGAAACGCAACACACAATAATGACATGTCGCGTTTCGAAACTCAACGCGACCTACGTGCTGGGATGCATATTGGGACTCCCAATTCCAACATGCAGCTTGAATCCAATAACTTTGGATTGCATCCTCCGCAAATTATGCAGATGTCGCAGACAGAGGAAAAGAGCCGTTTTTTGAATTTTCCTTATTCTCTGCGCTCTCTTTATGCTCTGCGGTGAACGGTTACGTCCCTTGCACTTCGGCTATTTTGTTATTGATGCAAATCCAGGCATCCCCCGCTGAGGATCCTTGCAGATCATCGCTCCACTGCGTCCTTCGCCGGTGCAACATGGAACAGGAAGCAACAGTAGGCTTTTAATGAAACTCTTTCTTGACCCCTGATATTCCTTTTTTAATAATGATCAGGTTTATGGATTTGTTTGAGTTTTCGCTCACACGCACCGGAGATGCCGCCGGAGAAAGAAACTTACTCTTGGTGCAATCCTCTTCCAACGAGAATGCGACTAAAGGGGTCTTTTGTTTTTTATCGGACATCCTCGGCAAAAAGGTCTATGGGCAAGACTATGCGGTCATCGGTAAAGTCATCGATCTCACCGCCAGATCCGGCGACGGACACCCTGAAATAGATGCGTTGGTGCTTACTCGCAACGGCACCATACTCTACTTTCCCTCGCAGGAGATCGACCTTTTGGGCCTTGCGCGCTCCAGGAAATTCATCATCGCAGAGGATCATTCCACACCCGCCTCTCCCCCGGGGCGGCATTTTCTTGTTCGGGAAACCCTTCTTGACAAGCAAATCGTGGATATCAACGGCGCCAAGGTGGAAGGGGTGAACGACGTTCGAATCCTCTTTTGCGCAAAAGGAGCTCCCTTCATCGATTCCGTGGATGTCGGATTCACCGGTCTGCTCTGGCGCATGGGTTGGGAAGTCAGGCTGCGGAGGCTGGTCAGAATCCTCATGGTGGGCAAACAACTCAAAGACGAACTCATTGCCTGGAAATATGTGCAACCCCTGCCAGAGAGGGTAGCGGGGCCCATTCACATCAACCTTCGCCACGAGCAAATCAAAGCGCTTCATGCCGGAGAACTTGCGGACATCATCGAAGATCTGGACCGGGATGAACGCATCAGCCTCGTTCAATCCATCAGTGCAGAGCACGCAGCGGAGGCGTTGAAGGAAGCCGATATAGACGTTCAGGCGTCCATTTTGCGAGATCTCGATTCCGGATTGGCCGCCGACATTCTGGAAGAAATGGAACCGGCATCGGCAGTGGATGTCATCGACAAACTCCCCGTCGACACCCAACAAACCATTATGGCAGCCATGGAAGAGGAGGATCGGGCACGGCTGGAACCCCTTGTCCGGGCCGAGGAGAATACCGCAGCCTCCCTCATGACCGTGGATTTTCTGTCGTGCCCTGCGACTTTTACCGTAACTCGGACATTGGAATACATTCGTCGGAACGCTGACGAAGTGGAATCCATCAATTATGTGTATTGCATGGATGAAGAGGATCGTCTGGCGGGGGTGGCTTCTCTCAGAGACCTGCTGCTTTCCGGCTCCGATGCGGTGCTGCTGGATATAATGAATCGAAGACTGGCTGTGCTGAGATCCTGCGACGATTGGGAATCCGTTGCCAACCAGTTTCTCAAATACTGTTTCAAGGCCCTGCCGGTCATTGGGGACGATGGGAGCTTGCAGGGCATCGTCACCTTCAAACATTCCTTTGACGAACTTCTCAACTATTACCACAGGCTGGCGAGTTGATTCATGGCAGCGACGGAAAAGACCGGTCCAAAGAATCCTTCCCGATCCCTCTGGACACGTGTATCCATTTTTCTGGCGGTTGTGGGACCTGGAATCATCACCGCCAATGTGGACAACGATGCCGGGGGGCTCACAACCTACAGCCAGGCGGGAGCGCACTTCGGTTTCATGATCTTGTGGGTCGTCATTCCCACGGCGATTCTTCTCATGATGATTCAGGAAATGGTCAATCGAATGGGAGTGGTCACGGGCCAGGGCCTGTCGGACATGATCCATGAGCGATTTGGAGTGAAACCGACATCTTATATCATGCTGCTCGTCCTGGGCACCAACTTCGGCAACGTCATGGCCGAAGTTGCAGGGATTGCTTCGGCGGGGGAACTCTTTGGGCTACCCCCATCCTGACGGTTCCCGGATGCGCCGTTCTGGTCTGGCTCCTGGTGGTCAAAGGGAGCTATAAATCGGTGGAAAAAGTCTTTCTTTTCGCATGTCTTTTCTACCTGGCGTACCCCATAACGTTTTTTCTTCTCAAGCTGGACCTCAAAAGCATCGGCCGGGCCATGATCGAGCCGCGGCTGGATTTTTCCGGACCCTATCTGGCCATGGTCATCGGGCTTGTCGGCACCACTATCGCTCCCTGGATGCAGTTCTATCAACAGGCATCGGTGGCAGAAAAGAATATCTCCATGCAAGATTACAAATATTCACATCTGGACACCATCGCGGGCTGCATCATGGTCAACATAGTGGCCGTCTGTATCATCGTGGTTTGCGCCCTCACGCTGCACAGGACCGGCATCCGCATTGAGTTCGCCACCGACGCGGCACGCGTATTGAAACCCCTGGCAGGTGCCGGCAGCGGATATCTTTTCGGCTTCGGTCTCTGGAATGCCTCCCTCTTCGCAGCCAGTATTCTGCCCCTATCCACTGCCTACACCATTTGTGAGGCTCTGGGATGCCCCCTGTGTCAGAATAGTTGTTGTGTCAGGGGGGTACTCAGAAGCGCCGGATCGCCTTCCATATTCCGATCCCCCCTGGCCGCTCCGCTCCTCGAAAGGGCTTGCGCAGGCCCGTTGCCCGATGACAACCACCCGATGCTGCCGGTTGCGCCTTCACTTCCTTCGCGCCGCATATCGACCAAAGGCCGTAAGACTCACCTTATAAAATTATAAGTTAAATTATTTTAAATACTTGACCCGGCTTGTGCGCCAGGCGCAAGTCCGTCCGTTCCTATTTCCTGTTGCTCTCACAAAGCCCAATCCCACATTGCGGGGATCGATCACGGCCGGTTCTTTCCTACTCCCGCTCTCCTCCTCCCTTGATTTTCTCCTGAAGCTCTTTTTCTTCTCGGTATGGAGATCCTCCGGACCAGCAACTGCATTTTTCACAATCCCCGCTCCCACAGCAGGAACAACTTTCGGGGAGGATAAGAACCGGCCGTCCCGAACCCTGCGCTTCAGCCAGGACCTGGGTGAGCTTCTTGCGCAGGGTTTCGAGCCTTTTCGATTTGAAGGCCTTTCTGGTTTCCTCGAGGGTATCGATGGCCTCAAGGACGGATTCTCTCAGCCGGTTTTCGCTGGATGCGGACATCGATACGCCCTGGAGCATGCCAGGAAAGGGCTCGTTGACATTCCGGCCGAGCAGCATGCCGATCAGGGAGCGACACTGACCGACTTCACGCTGTAAAACGGCCATGTTCCTGCTGAGAGTCTCCAACAACTCCTGTTTTTCTTCATCTGACATATACCATGCTCCTCTTTTCGTCTGCGCCATCCAGCAGCCGCGACCGCCCGCAACGGTATGGAACGCATTTTTTGAAGACCGTTCGTTGTCCTCGTCGGTTGGAAACACGAGGAGGGGTAAGCAGAAAAAAGGGTCCTCATGAGAGAGCGGTTCCTGCCAGGTCCCTTTCATTCACAACCGTAATGGACATCCGGTTCGCCTGGTGAATGATCATCGCTTCCCTGAAATCGGCCGAATTCAGCACCGACTCCTCGCAAACGACCATGTTCGTGAAACGTACGAGGGTAATGAAAGGGACTCGGGCGCCCTTGGATGCATCTGTGTTGTAGAAATAGACGTGTGATACATCCATTCCATCAAGCCTTTCGAGAATCGACGGGAACTTCCCCTTGGAACAAACCACCATGACACACATACACAAACCTCC
This region of Desulforhabdus amnigena genomic DNA includes:
- a CDS encoding DUF5132 domain-containing protein, whose protein sequence is MALFDNGLKMGTGIAVGIGALILAPVVLPVVGSVVKPLLKATIKGGIILFEKGREAIAETAEVLEDIAAEAKAELIKEQTAEASTPSGE
- a CDS encoding HMA2 domain-containing protein produces the protein MGSSTSTIIDDLMCLAPHTEIAHHIPGRVRIKVLPSGYEMALDMDTDELIRCIPGITRIKVNPASRSLVIEYDQERLPYELWEKLRYLKGKPELEMEIRSRLQNVCA
- a CDS encoding magnesium transporter MgtE N-terminal domain-containing protein, with translation MDLFEFSLTRTGDAAGERNLLLVQSSSNENATKGVFCFLSDILGKKVYGQDYAVIGKVIDLTARSGDGHPEIDALVLTRNGTILYFPSQEIDLLGLARSRKFIIAEDHSTPASPPGRHFLVRETLLDKQIVDINGAKVEGVNDVRILFCAKGAPFIDSVDVGFTGLLWRMGWEVRLRRLVRILMVGKQLKDELIAWKYVQPLPERVAGPIHINLRHEQIKALHAGELADIIEDLDRDERISLVQSISAEHAAEALKEADIDVQASILRDLDSGLAADILEEMEPASAVDVIDKLPVDTQQTIMAAMEEEDRARLEPLVRAEENTAASLMTVDFLSCPATFTVTRTLEYIRRNADEVESINYVYCMDEEDRLAGVASLRDLLLSGSDAVLLDIMNRRLAVLRSCDDWESVANQFLKYCFKALPVIGDDGSLQGIVTFKHSFDELLNYYHRLAS
- a CDS encoding divalent metal cation transporter, coding for MAATEKTGPKNPSRSLWTRVSIFLAVVGPGIITANVDNDAGGLTTYSQAGAHFGFMILWVVIPTAILLMMIQEMVNRMGVVTGQGLSDMIHERFGVKPTSYIMLLVLGTNFGNVMAEVAGIASAGELFGLPPS
- a CDS encoding divalent metal cation transporter, with product MVKGSYKSVEKVFLFACLFYLAYPITFFLLKLDLKSIGRAMIEPRLDFSGPYLAMVIGLVGTTIAPWMQFYQQASVAEKNISMQDYKYSHLDTIAGCIMVNIVAVCIIVVCALTLHRTGIRIEFATDAARVLKPLAGAGSGYLFGFGLWNASLFAASILPLSTAYTICEALGCPLCQNSCCVRGVLRSAGSPSIFRSPLAAPLLERACAGPLPDDNHPMLPVAPSLPSRRISTKGRKTHLIKL